A genomic segment from Toxotes jaculatrix isolate fToxJac2 chromosome 6, fToxJac2.pri, whole genome shotgun sequence encodes:
- the LOC121182839 gene encoding alanine aminotransferase 2-like produces the protein MSPLQHVNPRVRGIRVSSHSSLQNLAAHITQEITQGAQKSFKVVLDVASCDPRQAGMKPISFVQQVLAACLYPQLLKDQSLPLDVRLRAQSLLEVCDGESVGSYTASSGLPHVRQSIAEFIRRRDAGVPSYAKDVFISGGSQRALMVIVKLLAREEGETRTGVLIPVPCPHTLPMLLDEAGVTLVPYRLIEEGGWAVDLDQLHQALKTARGHCEPRAIYISNPGNPTGHVQDRKSIKEIIQFAAAERLLLLVDEVYQDSVYGQDREFISYKKVLFEMDKAYSETVELVSFHSLSSACMGECGLRAGFMEVVNMDPEVMHYVDTMLCSDISTPVTGQLTLDLMVNPPTAGDPSYDAYAQEILHSWATLSQNAQRAWQFLNGLPGMSCQPAMGGVYLYPSLHLPPEIIEQAKIFKVEADVLYCQRLLQEEGVFVGAGSQHGEETDRHHLRLCVLVPSDTLEEVLARLGSFHHRLVDRFARSNKGVRGRDKWQNTVTEHVVPC, from the exons ATGAGTCCTCTGCAGCATGTGAATCCCAGAGTGAGGGGGATCAGAGTTTCATCCCACAGTTCACTGCAGAATCTGGCTGCACACATCACACAAGAGATCACACAG GGGGCGCAGAAATCCTTCAAAGTGGTGCTTGATGTCGCCTCATGTGATCCTCGCCAAGCAGGAATGAAGCCCATCTCATTTGTTCAGCAG GTCTTGGCAGCATGTCTGTATCCTCAGCTGCTGAAAGACCAAAGTCTCCCTCTGGATGTGAGGCTGAGGGCTCAGAGTCTCCTGGAGGTCTGTGATGGAGAGAGTGTGG GTTCCTATACTGCGTCCTCTGGCCTGCCTCATGTCAGGCAAAGCATCGCTGAGTTCATCAGGAGACGGGATGCTGGAGTGCCTTCATACGCCAAAGACGTCTTCATTTCTGGTGGTTCTCAAAGGGCCTTGATG GTTATTGTGAAGCTGCTGGCCCGTGAGGAGGGGGAGACTCGGACAGGTGTGCTGATCCCCGTGCCCTGCCCTCACACACTGCCCATGCTGCTGGATGAGGCTGGGGTGACACTGGTGCCCTACAGGCTGATTGAGGAGGGGGGCTGGGCTGTAGACCTGGACCAGCTGCACCAAGCGCTGAAGACCGCTAGGGGGCACTGTGAGCCCAGAGCTATTTACATTAGCAACCCAGGAAACCCCACAG GTCATGTGCAGGACAGGAAATCAATCAAGGAAATAATTCAGTTTGCTGCAGCTGAGAGACTCTTACTATTGGTTGATGAG GTGTACCAGGACAGTGTGTACGGGCAGGACAGAGAGTTTATTTCCTATAAGAAAGTCCTGTTTGAGATGGACAAAGCGTACTCAGAGACAGTGGAGTTGGTCTCCTTCCATTCCTTATCCAGTGCCTGCATGGGAGA GTGTGGTCTGAGGGCAGGATTCATGGAGGTGGTCAACATGGACCCAGAGGTGATGCATTATGTTGATACCATGCTGTGTAGTGACATCAGTACTCCAGTCACAGGACAGCTCactctggatctcatggtcaaCCCGCCGACAGCTGGAGACCCTTCCTACGACGCATATGCACAG GAGATTCTCCACAGTTGGGCCACGTTGTCCCAGAATGCTCAGCGGGCTTGGCAGTTCTTGAACGGTCTACCAGGGATGAGCTGTCAGCCAGCGATGGGTGGAGTCTACCTTTATCCCAGTCTGCATTTACCACCTGAGATTATAGAGCAGGCCAAG atATTCAAGGTGGAGGCAGATGTTCTGTACTGTCAGAGGCTACTGCAGGAAGAAGGTGTGTTTGTAGGGGCTGGTTCTCAGCATGGTGAAGAAACTGACAGACATCATCTGAG gttGTGTGTCCTTGTTCCATCTGACACTCTGGAGGAGGTCCTGGCTCGACTTGGTTCTTTCCACCATCGTCTCGTGGACAGATTTGCTCGCTCTAACAAAGGTGTGAGGGGCAGAGACAAGTGGCAAAACACTGTGACCGAACATGTTGTCCCCTGTTGA
- the LOC121183535 gene encoding alanine aminotransferase 2-like, producing MTSVQQVNPRVREIRAPTSLQSQAARITQQITQGAKKPFKKVINVSSGDPHRAGMAPISFVRQVLAVCLYPELLKEKSLPLDVRKRAQRLLEACAGGSVGSYSITSRGAPHVQKSVTEFIMRRDDGVSSHPEDIIISTGSQKTLSLVLHLMANGAGKTQTGVLTPVPCPHTLPSLMDMTGVKLVPYQLIEEGGWAVDLEELHRALKTARGHCEPRAIYISNPGNPTGHVQDRRTIEKVIHFAATEGLVLLAEEVYQDSVFGQDKEFISYKQVLFDMGKKYAEKVELISFHSLSTACMGECGLRGGYMEVINMDPAVNNHLRNMQATSSPPVLSQLALEVMVNPPRPGELSYKKYAQEILHTQTTLAQNAQRAYEFLNGLPGINCQPAMAGVFLYPRLHLPLQMIEEAKMLGVKADVLYCQKLLEEEGVCLGAGCENGQDDQNCHVRICVLAPPAALDEVLARFHLFHLRLLHRFP from the exons atgaCCTCCGTGCAGCAGGTGAACCCCAGAGTCCGGGAGATCAGAGCCCCCACGAGCCTGCAGAGTCAGGCTGCACGCATCACACAGCAGATCACACAG GGAGCAAAGAAACCGTTCAAGAAGGTGATCAATGTCAGTTCAGGTGATCCCCACAGGGCAGGGATGGCACCCATCTCATTTGTTCGCCAG GTCTTGGCTGTGTGTCTATACCCTGAGCTCCTCAAAGAAAAAAGCCTTCCTCTGGACGTCAGGAAGAGGGCGCAGAGGCTTCTGGAGGCCTGCGCAGGCGGGAGTGTGG GCTCATATTCAATAACCTCCCGTGGTGCACCACATGTCCAGAAAAGTGTGACTGAGTTCATAATGAGGCGAGATGATGGAGTGAGTTCACACCCAGAAGACATCATCATCTCCACTGGTTCTCAGAAGACTTTGTCG CTGGTTTTGCACCTGATGGCCAACGGGGCTGGGAAGACTCAGACAGGTGTGTTAACCCCTGTGCCCTGCCCGCACACTCTGCCCTCGCTGATGGATATGACAGGGGTGAAACTGGTGCCCTACCAGCTGATAGAGGAGGGAGGCTGGGCTGTAGACCTGGAAGAGCTGCACCGAGCTTTGAAGACCGCTAGGGGGCACTGCGAGCCCAGGGCCATTTACATCAGCAACCCAGGAAACCCCACAG GTCACGTGCAAGACAGGAGAACAATCGAGAAAGTGATTCACTTTGCTGCAACAGAGGGTCTCGTCCTCCTGGCTGAAGAG GTGTACCAGGACAGTGTGTTCGGGCAGGACAAAGAGTTTATTTCCTATAAGCAAGTCCTGTTTGACATGGGAAAGAAGTATGCAGAGAAAGTGGAGCTGATCTCCTTCCACTCATTATCTACAGCCTGTATGGGAGA ATGTGGTCTGAGAGGAGGGTACATGGAGGTAATCAACATGGACCCAGCAGTGAACAACCATTTGAGAAACATGCAGGCCACATCCAGCCCTCCAGTTTTATCACAGCTCGCTCTGGAGGTCATGGTCAATCCACCCAGACCTGGAGAGCTCTCATATAAAAAATATGCACAG GAGATTCTTCACACTCAGACAACACTGGCCCAGAATGCTCAGCGGGCTTATGAGTTCTTGAATGGCCTTCCAGGGATAAACTGCCAACCAGCGATGGCTGGAGTCTTTCTTTATCCCCGTCTGCATTTACCACTTCAGATGATTGAAGAGGCCAAG ATGCTAGGTGTGAAGGCAGATGTGCTTTACTGTCAGAAGTTACTGGAAgaagaaggtgtgtgtttgggagcTGGCTGCGAGAACGGGCAGGACGACCAAAACTGTCACGtcag GATATGTGTTTTGGCTCCTCCGGCCGCTCTGGACGAGGTTTTGGCTCGTTTCCATTTGTTCCACCTGCGCCTGCTGCACAGGTTCCCCTGA
- the LOC121183219 gene encoding proproteinase E-like: protein MMELILVLLFAAHAYGCGISAYDPDRNRVVNGVDARRYSWPWQVSLQYRSGFTYRHTCGGTLLSVDWVLTAAHCIGSRTYYVVAAEYDLEMKDGFEQIIPVGKVIVHPQWDASCLSCGNDIAMIKLASPARLSEKVMLACLPKSGEIVPHDHPCYITGWGRLYTGGPIASKLQQALLPVVEHSVCSSSSWWGSTVKLTMICAGGDIRSGCHGDSGGPLMCRGVDRKWYVQGVTSFVSSLGCNTLKKPTVFTRTSSFSKWIHDTMMQH, encoded by the exons ATGATGGAATTGATCCTTGTCCTGCTGTTTGCTGCCCATG CTTATGGCTGTGGTATATCTGCCTATGATCCCGATAGGAACCGTGTTGTGAACGGGGTAGATGCTCGTCGATACAGCTGGCCGTGGCAG GTCTCTCTGCAGTATCGTAGCGGCTTCACGTACCGACACACCTGTGGAGGAACTCTGCTCTCTGTTGACTGGGTCCTGACTGCTGCACACTGCATTGG GTCTCGTACATACTACGTGGTAGCGGCGGAGTATGACCTGGAAATGAAGGATGGCTTTGAGCAGATCATACCTGTGGGGAAGGTCATAGTTCACCCTCAGTGGGATGCCAGCTGCCTGTCATGTGG TAACGACATTGCAATGATCAAACTAGCCTCCCCAGCCAGATTGAGCGAAAAGGTGATGTTGGCCTGTCTGCCCAAGAGCGGAGAGATTGTCCCTCATGACCACCCCTGCTACATCACCGGCTGGGGAAGACTCTACA CCGGTGGTCCCATTGCCTCTAAGCTCCAGCAGGCTCTCCTTCCTGTGGTCGAGCACAGcgtttgcagcagcagcagctggtggggGAGCACTGTAAAGCTCACTATGATCTGCGCTGGTGGTGATATCCGCTCTGGCTGCCAC GGGGATTCAGGGGGTCCTCTGATGTGCCGGGGTGTGGACCGCAAGTGGTACGTGCAGGGGGTCACCAGCTTCGTCTCCTCCCTCGGATGCAACACCCTCAAGAAGCCCACAGTGTTCACTcgcacctcctccttctccaagTGGATCCATGAC ACTATGATGCAGCACTGA